In the Paraburkholderia acidisoli genome, GCGTCGCCATGTCGTTCACCGCGCCGTATCTTTCGCTATTCGGCGTCGAACGTGCCGGCATGACGCCGTTAAGGCTCGGCATCTTCATGACCGCCATCGCGGCGAGCGGCGTGATCGCGAGCACCGCGGCGGGCCGTTGGGGCGACGCCACCGGCAAGCATCGGCCGCTGCTGCTCGCGTCGCTGGTCGCGGCCACGCTCGGCTATCTGTGTCTGTGCGTCGTGCGCGACTTCCGTCTGCTGCTGGCGGTGGGCATCGCGTTCATCGGCGCGGGCGGCTGCGCGCTGTCGCTCGTGTTCTCGTTCAGCCGCGCGGCGCTGCCCGCGCGCGACGACGCCGAACGCACCTTTGCGAGCGCGACCTTGCGCACGATCCTCTCGGCGGCGTGGGTGTTCGGCCCGGCGGTGGGCGCGCTGGTGCTCGCGGCGACCGGCTTCTACGGCCTGTTCCTGTTCGCCGCGGCAAGCTTCGCGGCGTGTGGCGCGATCGTGTGGCGCATGCGCGAGCCGCGCGCGGACGAACACGCGACCCAGCACATGACCGCGCGGCCAACCGCGAGCGAAGTCGCGAGCGAGCTGGCGGAGGCGGGCGCCGCCCAATACGACGGGCAGCCGCTCACGCAGGCCGAAGTGCTGCCGGGCGCGCCGCGCGATCCCGGCGCGGTGGCGGGCGCCAGCGCGAAGCGGCCGCCGCCCGCACCGGCAAGCTCGCAGAAAGACATCATGCGCGCGATCGTTGCGCTCACACTCATCGGGCTGGCGGCGAACGCCACGATGATCGTGCTGCCGCTCTACATCGTGCACGGCCTGGACGGCACGCGCCTCGACGTGTCGATCATGCTCGGGCTCGGCGCGTTCATGGAAATTCCGATGATGCTCGCGCTCGGCGCGCGCGCCTCGTCGCTCAACAAACCGCGCTGGCTCGCGGGTTGCGCCGTGGTGCATGCGATCTATTTCGCGTCGATGGCGGCCGCGCCCGGCGTGCATTCGCTGATCCCCATGCAGATCCTGAACGCGTTCGTGGTCGCAGTCACGTCGTGTCTGGGCATGACCTTCGTGCAGGATCTGATGCCGTCGTCGCCGGGTCGCGCGACGGCGCTGTTCTTCAACGCGTCGCGGCTCGGCTCGATTCTGTCCGGCGTGCTTTCGGGTCTGCTCGTGCAGGCATTCGGCTACCGCGGCACGTTCCTGTTTTGCGGTGTGCTCGCGCTGTGCGCGCTCGTGTTGTTCGCGGTGCCCGGCGAGCAGTATCCGAAGATGGCGCGCGCGCTGCGCCGCTATCTGCGCGAGCGCATGAAGCCGCGCAACTAGTCCAATTCCGCGATTTCGCCATTCCGCGTTACGAAGCAAAAAAAGCGGTGCGAATCTCGCACCGCTTTTTCATCGCCGAAATTAATCAGGAATGCAGATCGATGGCGATGTTTCGCCACCCGAAAATGCCTCGCGCAAACGCGGCGGCGATCAGTGCATATAAGTCACGCGCCGCGAGCGGTCGCTCAGTTGCAGGCCTGCGTCGAGCAGCGAGATCGCGAACCAGCGCGAGGTCTTGAGCATGCCGCTCACGCTCTGCATCGGCAGCCAGTCGTTGAGCAGCTGCACGGCGGCTTCGCTGCGCGTGCACTGGAGCAGGGCGATCACCTGCAGCAGCGAGCCCTCGTCCTTCGCGAGTTCGGCGGCGCAGCGGCAACGCGTGTCGAGCGGGCGGCACGCGGTATGGCAGAGTGTGTGCATCAGCAGGTCGAAATAGCCGATGCCCTCGGCGCCCAGGCCCGCGTCGGCGAGCACGCCACGCCAGTTCTCGGCTTTGCCGTAGGCGTCGCAGTGCGGGCGCAGCCAGGTGCGCACGGCGCGCAGGATGGTTTGTTCGGCGCTGTCGGGGTGCTGGACGAAGGTGTCGTCGATCAGCGTGTCATTTCTCGCGAAAGGGGCGGTGTAGTTCATGGAGCCTCCTGTCGGCCCGGAGTGAGTGCGGTGGCATCGACTCCGGCCGCCTGCAAAGTGGCGAACGGGTCGGGGCGCGGACGGGCCGCGCGGCAAATCGGATGAGGTGCCGTGGGTTCGGCATGAAGCGTATTCTGGGCCAAAAATTTCCCAAATGCAAATAATTCTCATTTGCGAATTGCATGGACGACGGGCGAAGTGAGGATGCGCGCGAGGTCGAAATGGGGAAAAAACCGGCCGGGAAATGGATCTCGCACAGACAAGAAAGGACCTTTCCATGCGTCCGGCTTAATGATGGGGACGCAACCCGCTAAAGTTCGGGCCGCAGCGTGTCGACATCCCTGACGCGTAGTGAGAGTTGCCCCAGCCTCGCCACGGCTGGGGCTTTTTTTTGCGGCGCGCAACGCCCCGTCCACGGCCGGTAACCGGCGATCTGGATAGCCGCTCTGACAGGGCCAGAGTACCTAAGTTATTGAAACGAAAGACACAAGTAAGGTATGATACTGGCCGCGCAGCGCGACAGCCTGCCGCGCCTTCCTGGCGCGACAGCGGCGATTTGAGAAAAATCGCGACCAAAATTCGACCGTGTGGGCGCTTTTGTTGTTTTTCGTCTTGGTATGAAAGTGAATAAAAACAATGATTTGCGTCAACCCTCGATCCGGCACGTGTTGTTGCGCTGCAAAACTTCCGTATTCCGTTTACCCTCGTTAACCCTTGAACGTGTGTTGCATTTCGCCCAGTCGCTGACAAATACATTACAGGCAGCGTAGTCCGATTTTCACCCCGCGTATCTCTTTCAGTTTGCTTTCGCACTGAGTGTGCGATTCGGCGCTTTTTGCCCGCATTTTTAAGGTCTCGTTGAAATGCAATCCGTTCCATTCCTGAGTCTGGCGATCTGGATTCCCATCCTGTTCGGCGTGGCTGTGCTGCGCCTCGGGTCGGACCGCCATCCGCAGCGCGCGCGCTGGCTGTCGCTGATCGGCTCGATCGTCGGCCTGCTGCTGACCCTCCCGCTCGTCACCGGCTTCGACAATCACGTCGTCGGCATGCAGTTCGTCGAATTCCGCGACTGGCTGCCCGAGTTCGGCGTGGGCTGGCGTCTCGGAATCGACGGCATTTCGCTGTGGCTGGTCGTGCTCACGGCGTTCACGACGCTCGTGATCGTGATCGCCTCGTGGGAATCCATCACCGTGCGCGTCGCCCAGTACTTCGGCGCGTTCCTGATCCTCTCGGGCCTGATGGTCGGCACGTTCGCCGCGACGGACGGCATGTTGTTCTTCGTGTTCTTCGAAGCGACGCTGATTCCGCTGTACCTGCTGATCGGCACGTGGGGCCACGCCCGCCGCTCCTACGCCGCGGTCAAGTTCTTCTTCTTCTCGTTCGCCGGCTCGCTGATGATGCTGGTGTCGATGCTGTACCTCTACAGCCAGTCGCAGACGTTCGACATGGCCGCGTGGCACAACCTGCACACGCTCGGCTTCATCCCGCAGATCCTCGTGTTCATCGGCTTCTTCGCGGCCTTCGCGGTCAAGGTGCCGATGTGGCCGTTCCACACGTGGCTGCCCGACGTCCACCTCGAAGCGCCCACCGGCGCAACCGTGCTGATGGCCATGCTCAAGCTCGGCGGCTACGGTTTCCTGCGCTTCACGCTGCCCATCACGCCGGACGCCGCGCACTTCTTCGCGCCCGCGATCATCACGCTCTCGCTGGTGGCGGTGGTGTACTCGAGCCTGCTGGCGCTCGCGCAGACCGACATGACCAAGCTGCTCGCGTACTCGACGGTCGCCCACATGGGTCTCGTCACGCTGGGCCTGTTCCTCTTCAACCAGATCGGCACCGAAGGCGCGATCGTCCAGATGATCTCGTACGGTTTCGTCTCGGGCGCGCTGCTGCTTTCCGTCGGCGTGCTGTTCGACCGCACCAAGACGCGCACGATCTCGGCTTACGGCGGCGTCGTCAACGTGATGCCGCGCTACGCCACCTTCATGATGCTGTTCGCCATGGCCAACCTCGGCCTGCCGGGCACGTCGGGCTTCGTGGGCGAGTTCATGGTCATCATGGGCGCGATCCGCGCGAACTTCTGGGTCGGCGCGATTGCCGCGACGACCGTCATTCTGAGCGCCGCGTACACCCTGTGGATGTACAAGCGCGTGATCTTTGGCGCCGTGGCGAACAAGGGCGTGGCGAAGCTGACCGACATCGGTCGCCGCGAAACGCTGATCTTCGCTTCGCTCGCGGTGCTGGTGCTGGCGGTGGGCCTCTATCCGAAGCCCTTCACCGACGCGATCGAGCTTTCGGCGGCGAACCTCGTCGCCCAGGCCGGTCGCACCAAGCAACCGACGGCTGATGAAGGCGTACCGGCGGAAGCCGTGCGCGCCGGCACGGACGTTCGTGCGCCGCACTCGCCGACGTAAGCACGCAGGCGTAAGCACCAGGATCCGTTGTAAGAAGATTGACGACGCAACCAGTGCGCCGGCCGCCGCGAGGTGGTGCGGCGCGCTGGTGCGTAAGAAGGTTTCGAACCGGCAAGGTTCGGAAAAAGCCGCGGCGGAGATCGGCGTGAGAGCCGGTTGAGACCCACCGCGCGTGTGTTTCTGAGGCGCGACGAACCTCGCAAACACATGCGACAAAGTGTCTCAATCGCGTTTTGACAAAGATCATTTTCCACATTCATTGATTGCGAAAGATCAAAGCGGCTGTATGATGCGGGCGCGCTTCCTTTGGGCGGATGTCGAGGGGATGTGCCCGGAACTATTTCAATGAATGAAATTCAGGCAAACGTGATGAAAAGTACAACCTTGAAAAGGTTATTGCTTCCCGTGGGCGCCGGATTGGTTTCTTGCCTTTCTGGTTGCAACTTGGAAGTCCTCGACCCCAAAGGTAGTGTGGGTATGGCGGAAAAGTCGCTGATCGCGACCTCCACCTGGGCCATGCTGATCGTGGTGATCCCCGTGATCATCCTGACGCTCTGGTTCGCCTACCGCTATCGCGCATCGAACACCAGCGCCACCTACGCGCCCAAGTGGTCGCACTCCACGGCGATCGAAATCGTCGTCTGGACCGTTCCGACGCTGATCATTCTGTTCCTCGGCGTGCTCACGTGGAAAACCACGCACGAGCTCGATCCCTACAAGCCGCTCGAATCGAACGTCAAGCCGATCAACGTCGAAGTGGTCGCGCTCGACTGGAAGTGGCTGTTCATCTACCCGGATCTGGGCATCGCTTCGGTGAACCAACTGGCGCTGCCGGTCGGCACGCCGGTGAACTTCAGCATCACGTCGGATTCGGTGATGAACTCGTTCTTCATCCCGCAGCTTGGTACCCAGGTCTACGCCATGGCTGGCATGCAGACGCGTCTGCACCTGATCGCCGACCACGCTGGCGATTACGCCGGCCTTTCGGCGAACTTCAGCGGCAAGGGCTTCTCGGACATGAAGTTCCGCACCCTCGCCACGAGCCAGCAAGACTTCGACGCATGGGTTCAGAAGGTGAAGGCCTCGTCGTCGCAACTGTCGATGGATCAATACTCGACCGTTGCGCAGCCGAGCGAGAAGGCGCCGGTCGAGTACTTCTCGACGGTCGATCCGAAGCTCTTCACGAATATCATCGCGAAGTACAACAACGGCCATGTCACGAATTTCAGTGACCCGTCGTGCGTGACCAAGGGGTAAGCAGGAATGTTCGGAAAACTCACACTGGATGCCATTCCGTATCACGAGCCGATTATTCTCGGCACGATGGTCGGCATGGCGATCATCGGCGCCTTCGTGCTCGGTGGCATCACTTACCTCGGTAAGTGGAAGTATCTGTGGACGGAGTGGCTGACGAGCGTCGACCACAAGCGTCTGGGCGTGATGTACATCGTGCTCGCCCTCATCATGCTGCTGCGCGGCTTCGCCGACGCGATCATGATGCGTACCCAGCTCGCGCTCGCGTACAACGCGCCGGGCTACCTCCCGCCGCATCACTACGACCAGATCTTCACGGCGCACGGCGTCATCATGATCTTCTTCATGGCCATGGCTTTCATGGTTGGCCTGATGAACATCGTGGTGCCGCTGCAGATCGGCGCGCGCGACGTCGCGTTCCCGTTCCTGAACTCGCTGTCGTTCTGGATGACGGCTGTTGGCGCGATCCTGCTGATGATCTCGCTCGTCGTCGGCGAATTCGCCATGACCGGCTGGCTCGCGTATCCGCCGCTTTCGGAGCTGGCGTACAGTCCAGGCGTCGGGGTGGATTACTACCTGTGGGCGCTGCAGATCTCCGGTGTCGGCACGCTGCTGACCGGCGTGAACTTCTTCGTCACCATCATCAAGATGCGCGCCCCCGGCATGACGCTGATGAAGATGCCGGTGTTCACGTGGACGGCGCTGTGCACGAACGTGCTGATCATGGCTGCGTTCCCGATCCTGACCGTCACGCTCGCGCTGCTCGGCCTCGACCGTTATATCGGCACGCACTTCTTCACGAATGACGGCGGCGGCAACGCCATGCTGTACCTGAACCTGATCTGGGCCTGGGGTCACCCCGAGGTGTACATCCTGATCCTGCCGGCGTTCGGTATTTTCTCGGAAGTCGTCGCGACCTACGCGAAGAAGCCGCTGTTCGGCTACACCACCATGGTCTACGCGACCTGCTCGATCATGGTGCTCTCGTTCCTCGTGTGGCTGCACCACTTCTTCACGATGGGTTCGGGCGCCGACGTCAACGCGTTCTTCGGCATCATGACGATGATCATCGCGATCCCGACGGGCGTGAAGATCTTCAACTGGCTGTTCACGATCTACCGCGGTCGCCTCGAGTTCACCTCGCCGGTGCTGTGGACGCTCGGCTTCATGGTCACTTTCACCATCGGCGGCATGACCGGCGTGATGATGGCGATCCCGGGCGCGGACTTCGTGCTGCACAACTCGCTGTTCCTGATCGCTCACTTCCACAACGTGATCATCGGCGGCGTGCTGTTCGGCTACCTGGCCGGTTTCAACTACTGGTTCCCGAAGGCATTCGGCTTCAAGCTCGACGAAAAGCTCGGCAAGCGCGCGTTCTGGTTCTGGCTCGTCGGCTTCTACGTCGCCTTCACGCCGCTGTACGTGCTCGGCTTCATGGGCGCCACGCGTCGTCTGAACCACTATGACAATCCGGCATGGCATCCGTGGATGATCATCGCGTGGGTTGGCGCCGTGCTCGTGGCTATCGGTATCGCGCATCAGCTGCTGCAGCTGTACGTGTCGATCCGCGACCGCAACAAGCCGGAAAACCGCGACCTGACGGGCGATCCGTGGGGTGGCCGTACGCTGGAATGGTCGATGTCGTCGCCGCCGCCGGTCTATAACTTCCCGGTCATCCCGAACGTGTCGGAACTCGACGAGTTCCAGCACCTGAAGGACACGGGCCGTGAGACGCCGGACGTCGCGAACACGCATTACACCGACATCCACATGCCCTCGAACACGAGCGCAGGTCTGTTCATCGGCTTCTTCAGCCTGGTGCTCGGCTTTGCAGGCATCTGGCACATCTGGTGGCTCATGATCGTCGGTTTCATCGGCATTCTCGGCACCGCGATCGCCTACAGCTTCCAGAAGAACGAAGGCTATTACATCCCGGCCGCCAAGGTCCGGGCAGATGAAGAAATGCGCAATCGCGCACTGGTCAAGGCGTTCGAAGACAAGCAACGCCGTGGCAAGGTTGAAGCCGCAATGGAGGCCAACTGATGTCGACGCATAACAGCGTGGCCGCTCACGCGGAGCACGATCACCACGATCACCCGCCGTCACACTCGGTATTCGGCTTCTGGCTGTACCTGATGACGGACTGCATTTTGTTCGGCTCGCTGTTCGCAGTGTTCGCCGTCATGCAGAACCAGTTCGCGGGCGGCCCCACGGGCAAGGATCTGTTCGACATCAACGGCGTCGCGATGGAAACGGCAGTGCTGCTGCTGTCGTCCATCACGTACGGCTTCGCGATGATCGGCGCGCACAAGCAGCGCAAGGGTCAAGTGCTGTTCTGGCTGGCGATCACCTTCCTGCTCGGCGCAACGTTCCTGTACTTCGAACTGCATGAGTTCGCGAACATGATCGCCGAGGGCAACGGCCCGCAACGCAGCGCGTTCCTGTCGTCGTTCTTCACGCTGGTCGCCACCCACGGTATCCACGTGACGATGGGCATGATCTGGATGATCGTGCTGATGGTTCAGGCCGTGAAGGCGCCGGTGCTGGGCGAGCGCGAAATCCGCCGCCTGTCGTGCCTCAGCCTTTTCTGGCACTTTCTGGACATCGTCTGGATCTGCGTGTTCTCCTTTGTTTACCTTGCGAGCGTGATCTAAATGAGTGCTCATTCCATCCACGAAGAAGAAAGCCACGGCAGCTTCGGCAGCTATCTGGCCGGTTTCATCCTGGCGGTGGTGCTCACGGCAGCATCGTTCTGGGTCGTGCTCCACGGCGGTTTCTCGCGCGAAACGGCGCTGATCGGCCTGGCCGTGCTGGCCGTCGTGCAGATCCTCGTCCACCTCGTGTTCTTCCTGCATATGAACACGTCGTCGGGCCAGCGCTGGAACGTCACGGCGTTCGCGTTCACCGTGTTGACCGCGGTGATCGTGATCGGCGGAACGCTGTGGGTCATGCACAACGTCAGCATGAACATGATGTCGCGTTGATACGCGCCGTCTGAGTCGCGTCCGGCCTTCGCGCCGGGTGCGCCGGAAAACGCCGCTGTGCCTTCGGGCCGGCGGCGTTTTTGTTTTGGGGCGCGCGTTGTCGTGCCGATGGCGCACGCGCGGGCGCCGCGTCGTGCGCGAGACTCAAGCGCCGAAGCGCTTCTTCACTAGTTCCGCGACCGCTTTGCCGAGCCGGTGATGCTGCTCCGCCTCGTAGTGAATGCCGTCGGTCGGGCTGACGGTCGCGATCTCGCCCGCGTCGAGAAACGCCGAGCCGTATTTCACCGCGACGCGCTCGTAGAGCGGCGCGAGCCGCCGCGAGCGGGCCGCGCCGCCCGCGAAGATCTCGCCGAGAAAGCCGATCTCTTCGATCGGCACGGGCG is a window encoding:
- a CDS encoding complex I subunit 4 family protein, with protein sequence MQSVPFLSLAIWIPILFGVAVLRLGSDRHPQRARWLSLIGSIVGLLLTLPLVTGFDNHVVGMQFVEFRDWLPEFGVGWRLGIDGISLWLVVLTAFTTLVIVIASWESITVRVAQYFGAFLILSGLMVGTFAATDGMLFFVFFEATLIPLYLLIGTWGHARRSYAAVKFFFFSFAGSLMMLVSMLYLYSQSQTFDMAAWHNLHTLGFIPQILVFIGFFAAFAVKVPMWPFHTWLPDVHLEAPTGATVLMAMLKLGGYGFLRFTLPITPDAAHFFAPAIITLSLVAVVYSSLLALAQTDMTKLLAYSTVAHMGLVTLGLFLFNQIGTEGAIVQMISYGFVSGALLLSVGVLFDRTKTRTISAYGGVVNVMPRYATFMMLFAMANLGLPGTSGFVGEFMVIMGAIRANFWVGAIAATTVILSAAYTLWMYKRVIFGAVANKGVAKLTDIGRRETLIFASLAVLVLAVGLYPKPFTDAIELSAANLVAQAGRTKQPTADEGVPAEAVRAGTDVRAPHSPT
- the cyoA gene encoding ubiquinol oxidase subunit II, which translates into the protein MKSTTLKRLLLPVGAGLVSCLSGCNLEVLDPKGSVGMAEKSLIATSTWAMLIVVIPVIILTLWFAYRYRASNTSATYAPKWSHSTAIEIVVWTVPTLIILFLGVLTWKTTHELDPYKPLESNVKPINVEVVALDWKWLFIYPDLGIASVNQLALPVGTPVNFSITSDSVMNSFFIPQLGTQVYAMAGMQTRLHLIADHAGDYAGLSANFSGKGFSDMKFRTLATSQQDFDAWVQKVKASSSQLSMDQYSTVAQPSEKAPVEYFSTVDPKLFTNIIAKYNNGHVTNFSDPSCVTKG
- the cyoC gene encoding cytochrome o ubiquinol oxidase subunit III: MSTHNSVAAHAEHDHHDHPPSHSVFGFWLYLMTDCILFGSLFAVFAVMQNQFAGGPTGKDLFDINGVAMETAVLLLSSITYGFAMIGAHKQRKGQVLFWLAITFLLGATFLYFELHEFANMIAEGNGPQRSAFLSSFFTLVATHGIHVTMGMIWMIVLMVQAVKAPVLGEREIRRLSCLSLFWHFLDIVWICVFSFVYLASVI
- a CDS encoding sugar efflux transporter, coding for MLKNSRFAGLLAIPGFLPLAGATLMLGVAMSFTAPYLSLFGVERAGMTPLRLGIFMTAIAASGVIASTAAGRWGDATGKHRPLLLASLVAATLGYLCLCVVRDFRLLLAVGIAFIGAGGCALSLVFSFSRAALPARDDAERTFASATLRTILSAAWVFGPAVGALVLAATGFYGLFLFAAASFAACGAIVWRMREPRADEHATQHMTARPTASEVASELAEAGAAQYDGQPLTQAEVLPGAPRDPGAVAGASAKRPPPAPASSQKDIMRAIVALTLIGLAANATMIVLPLYIVHGLDGTRLDVSIMLGLGAFMEIPMMLALGARASSLNKPRWLAGCAVVHAIYFASMAAAPGVHSLIPMQILNAFVVAVTSCLGMTFVQDLMPSSPGRATALFFNASRLGSILSGVLSGLLVQAFGYRGTFLFCGVLALCALVLFAVPGEQYPKMARALRRYLRERMKPRN
- the cyoD gene encoding cytochrome o ubiquinol oxidase subunit IV gives rise to the protein MSAHSIHEEESHGSFGSYLAGFILAVVLTAASFWVVLHGGFSRETALIGLAVLAVVQILVHLVFFLHMNTSSGQRWNVTAFAFTVLTAVIVIGGTLWVMHNVSMNMMSR
- the cyoB gene encoding cytochrome o ubiquinol oxidase subunit I, with the translated sequence MFGKLTLDAIPYHEPIILGTMVGMAIIGAFVLGGITYLGKWKYLWTEWLTSVDHKRLGVMYIVLALIMLLRGFADAIMMRTQLALAYNAPGYLPPHHYDQIFTAHGVIMIFFMAMAFMVGLMNIVVPLQIGARDVAFPFLNSLSFWMTAVGAILLMISLVVGEFAMTGWLAYPPLSELAYSPGVGVDYYLWALQISGVGTLLTGVNFFVTIIKMRAPGMTLMKMPVFTWTALCTNVLIMAAFPILTVTLALLGLDRYIGTHFFTNDGGGNAMLYLNLIWAWGHPEVYILILPAFGIFSEVVATYAKKPLFGYTTMVYATCSIMVLSFLVWLHHFFTMGSGADVNAFFGIMTMIIAIPTGVKIFNWLFTIYRGRLEFTSPVLWTLGFMVTFTIGGMTGVMMAIPGADFVLHNSLFLIAHFHNVIIGGVLFGYLAGFNYWFPKAFGFKLDEKLGKRAFWFWLVGFYVAFTPLYVLGFMGATRRLNHYDNPAWHPWMIIAWVGAVLVAIGIAHQLLQLYVSIRDRNKPENRDLTGDPWGGRTLEWSMSSPPPVYNFPVIPNVSELDEFQHLKDTGRETPDVANTHYTDIHMPSNTSAGLFIGFFSLVLGFAGIWHIWWLMIVGFIGILGTAIAYSFQKNEGYYIPAAKVRADEEMRNRALVKAFEDKQRRGKVEAAMEAN